ATTCCTACTGGTTTTTCAGCCATTTGGAACGTATAATTTTGAGCATGCCTATAAATTTAGCTTGTTATCCGGATATGGGGTCATATTATTCGTTGCATATGCCTTAATTTCTGTCCTCTTACGTAAAAAAAGAGGAACAATTGCGATAGAACTATTTCGTATTTTTCTTGTGCTCCTATTATCAATTTTTTTAAATTTCGTCTATCATGGCTGGTTCATCAATCAGGCCCCATTACAGTGGAATAACCTCCCCTATATTGGATTTTACACACTTTCACTTTACAGCCCAATTGCTACGATTTATTTTTTGCTTCGAGTTGATAAGCGTCATTCGTATTATGAAAAGAATAATTCGTCGATTGAACGTTTATCGATAAAGCCAGCGATCATATTGAGCCAAATGAATGACTGTCATTTGGGGCTGGTCGATATCCCCAATGGTAATCAATCGTTAAAGTTACTGCCAAGCGATTTTATTTTTGCAAAATCAATGGATAATTATTGCATGATCTATTTTAGGAAGGATGGTACGGTAAAGAAGCAGATGGTACGAATTACGTTGAGCCGATTGTCTGAACTCTTGAATACAATGTCTATTCACCGATGTCATCGGTCGTTTCTTGTTAACTTTGAAAAAATAATTGCAAAGGAAGGGAATGCCCAAGGTTTCTTGTTACGTTTTGCAGATACTGAAGATTGTGCTGTTATTTCAAGGTCTGCTATGGAATCAGTTAGACCGTATTTATAGGGCAGAAGATCGCCTCGCTGTTTTCAGTCAGCCCTAAGTCTTGCCATACGCCACATAACTTTGTTTACTCATCATGAGGGGCATAATTTTGCTCAAAAAAAAGATGAGCACAAAAAGTTTAAACCTGCTGGTATTATTCCTGTTCTTCGGAATATACTTTATCCTTGATAATTTGTTTTTTGCTAGGCTTCAACCCACGATGAGCAACTATGTCCACAGTAGATTTTTGGGGCATGTGCTGACGTATTCAATTAGCCTTGGACCACTGCTTTTGGGGGCAACGCTGCTTAAACCTAAAGTGCCGAATGAGTTCTTGGAAAAATTTGGTTTAAAGGGCTCTTTTTTACAGGGGCTATCTTTTGGAATTATAGCCACCTTACCCATGTTCTTGGGCTATGCCCTTGTTTTTACCTTCAACCGCAAAATAGATCCGAACACGCTATTAATAAATAGTGTGTCATCGGGTTTTTTTGAAGAAGTGATTTTTCGGGCCTATTTTTTTGGTTTAGTTTATCGCTATACCCGACTAGGTTTTATTCCATCCATTTTAGCCACCTCATTCCTTTTTGCTATACTGCATCTTTATCAGAGTCAGGATTTGGGAGAATTGGCCCTGATTTTTTGTACGACTTTCTTCGGCTCTATCCTATTTTCGTGGTTGTATGCCGAATGGAGTTTTAATCTTTGGATACCGATAGCACTTCATGTTTTGATGAATTCGGCATGGATGATCTTTGATGTTGCAGACAATGCTGCAGGAAATGGATGGAGCAATTTTTTCCGCTTCTTGACCCTCTTTATCGCTATCATTAGTACCATTGTTCATGTACGGAAGTCAGAGGCCGGTTTACAAATTAAAGGGAAAAATTTATGGCTAAAAGATTAAAAATTCCGCGGGATTTTAACGAGCCTTTGTGGCTATAGATATCCTATTCAAAGGGCCTCGTTCAAATTTGTAATGAGCTTTAGAATTTACCTCGCTAAAACTGTGAACCTTTTGATAATCGTATTGGCTCTCGGAGAACCCCTGAAAACCAGTATTTTTTTTTGGCATGGGAATCGCTACCTTGACCTTTATGAATAGACAACTATTTTCACCCCTATCTTTATTCCTTGGAGCGACATTATTCATGGGAATCTTGAGCTGTGGTCACAATACGAGGGTTAATAATA
The DNA window shown above is from Sphingobacterium thalpophilum and carries:
- a CDS encoding LytTR family DNA-binding domain-containing protein, producing the protein MIYKKPVLNYLNSVIPKIVSIRELLTYASLLGLSAYVFLLVFQPFGTYNFEHAYKFSLLSGYGVILFVAYALISVLLRKKRGTIAIELFRIFLVLLLSIFLNFVYHGWFINQAPLQWNNLPYIGFYTLSLYSPIATIYFLLRVDKRHSYYEKNNSSIERLSIKPAIILSQMNDCHLGLVDIPNGNQSLKLLPSDFIFAKSMDNYCMIYFRKDGTVKKQMVRITLSRLSELLNTMSIHRCHRSFLVNFEKIIAKEGNAQGFLLRFADTEDCAVISRSAMESVRPYL
- a CDS encoding CPBP family intramembrane glutamic endopeptidase, producing MSTKSLNLLVLFLFFGIYFILDNLFFARLQPTMSNYVHSRFLGHVLTYSISLGPLLLGATLLKPKVPNEFLEKFGLKGSFLQGLSFGIIATLPMFLGYALVFTFNRKIDPNTLLINSVSSGFFEEVIFRAYFFGLVYRYTRLGFIPSILATSFLFAILHLYQSQDLGELALIFCTTFFGSILFSWLYAEWSFNLWIPIALHVLMNSAWMIFDVADNAAGNGWSNFFRFLTLFIAIISTIVHVRKSEAGLQIKGKNLWLKD